From a single Lentisphaera profundi genomic region:
- a CDS encoding alkaline phosphatase D family protein, whose product MRLQKQLIKLIPCLLLLGCSSADAQFNSDVHYEKSVTKIAFGSCHRPARKVSSKTASPAIFDAIIKKQPDVFIFLGDNIYGDTEDMALLKKKWGQLEAIKGFRTLRDNTTMLATWDDHDFGVNDGGNTYPKRKESEEIFLDFFKDPADSPRRQRPGIYGSYTFGALGQRCQVLMLDTRYFRDPLPRAKKKKASKDYVGWYTPTKDTSKTLLGDAQWKWLEEQLQVPADVRIIASSIQTLSFEKGMENWGNVPHEQQRLFDLLKKHNTQHTFAISGDVHFSELSKSDIGGYPFYDLTSSGMTHASEKWSKAKNSFRVGKASFEKNAGMIEIDWTKKSIKLEAFNEKGQPLIQHLIPFKELTFKK is encoded by the coding sequence ATGCGTCTTCAAAAACAGCTTATTAAATTAATCCCCTGTCTACTATTGCTTGGCTGCTCATCAGCTGATGCCCAGTTTAATTCTGATGTTCACTACGAGAAATCCGTCACAAAAATAGCTTTTGGCTCTTGCCATAGGCCAGCGAGAAAGGTAAGCTCAAAAACTGCAAGTCCCGCTATTTTTGATGCTATCATAAAAAAGCAGCCTGATGTCTTTATCTTCCTCGGTGACAACATTTATGGCGATACTGAAGACATGGCGCTGCTCAAGAAAAAATGGGGCCAACTTGAAGCTATCAAGGGATTTCGCACACTGCGTGATAACACCACAATGCTCGCCACTTGGGATGATCATGATTTCGGTGTCAACGATGGTGGAAATACCTACCCCAAGCGCAAAGAATCCGAAGAGATATTTCTCGACTTTTTCAAGGACCCGGCTGATTCACCGCGCCGCCAACGTCCTGGTATCTACGGCTCCTACACTTTCGGAGCACTAGGACAGCGTTGCCAGGTACTTATGCTCGATACCCGTTACTTCCGTGATCCACTGCCCAGAGCCAAAAAAAAGAAAGCTTCTAAAGATTATGTTGGTTGGTACACACCTACAAAAGACACCAGCAAGACCCTGCTAGGTGACGCCCAATGGAAATGGCTGGAAGAGCAACTTCAGGTTCCTGCCGATGTGAGAATTATCGCCAGTAGTATTCAGACTCTTTCTTTTGAAAAAGGCATGGAGAATTGGGGCAATGTACCTCATGAACAGCAACGCCTTTTTGACCTGCTGAAGAAACATAATACTCAACACACTTTTGCCATTTCGGGAGATGTTCATTTTAGTGAATTATCCAAAAGCGATATTGGTGGTTACCCCTTCTATGACCTCACAAGCAGTGGCATGACTCATGCTTCTGAAAAATGGTCCAAGGCAAAAAATTCATTTCGCGTCGGCAAAGCTTCCTTTGAGAAAAATGCCGGTATGATAGAAATTGACTGGACAAAAAAATCCATCAAACTTGAGGCTTTTAATGAAAAAGGTCAGCCACTCATTCAGCATTTGATTCCATTTAAAGAATTAACTTTCAAGAAATAA